A DNA window from Balneolaceae bacterium contains the following coding sequences:
- a CDS encoding DUF481 domain-containing protein yields the protein MASPSLPMLLRRLTLAALLALLPFALTFAQGQQEEVQDQQLPNVYLDCSGYCFQDYVRSNITFINFVRDQADAQVHLFITDANTGSGGSEYTLNFIGRGEYESRTDTLVYTSAQSDTQDEERAGLVRYIKMGLAPYVVDSPLLQYADLTVDPPGDSEQQQQQQEDKWNYWVFETDVSGQYSGEDQQQSYQLGGGFSANRTTHDWKIDLEADYNYERDHFEFDDREDVTSTSIRKSFEGLVVRSLGPHWSAGLSGNIGSSTFSNIEWEYGGSPTLEYNVFPYREFQRRELLFQYQVTPTYNNYRDTTIFNKTEEFLVEQSLEVSLDVNETWGSVNASVEGSHYFHDTSQNRLTFRTNLNLRITRGLDLSLELDYSLINDQITLPKGDLDDEEIFLRRRDLATSYNFGAEIGLSFTFGSIYNSIVNPRLGGGGRF from the coding sequence ATGGCCTCACCCTCACTCCCGATGCTGCTCCGCCGGCTGACACTGGCAGCACTACTGGCGCTCCTGCCGTTTGCCCTCACTTTCGCACAAGGGCAGCAGGAAGAGGTCCAGGATCAGCAGCTTCCCAACGTTTACCTTGACTGCAGCGGCTACTGTTTCCAGGACTACGTACGCTCCAACATCACCTTCATCAATTTTGTGCGTGACCAGGCCGACGCTCAGGTCCACCTGTTCATCACCGACGCCAACACCGGGAGCGGGGGCAGTGAGTACACGCTGAATTTCATCGGCCGGGGCGAGTACGAATCGAGAACCGACACCCTGGTCTATACCTCCGCCCAGTCGGACACCCAGGACGAGGAGCGCGCCGGACTGGTGCGCTATATCAAGATGGGACTGGCACCCTACGTGGTGGACAGTCCCCTGCTGCAGTACGCCGACCTGACCGTTGATCCCCCGGGCGATAGTGAGCAACAGCAGCAGCAACAGGAGGACAAGTGGAACTACTGGGTCTTCGAGACCGACGTAAGCGGGCAGTACAGCGGGGAGGACCAGCAGCAATCCTACCAGCTCGGCGGTGGTTTCAGCGCCAACCGCACCACCCACGATTGGAAGATCGACCTGGAGGCAGACTATAACTACGAGCGCGACCATTTCGAATTTGACGACCGCGAGGACGTCACCTCCACCTCCATCCGCAAATCCTTCGAGGGCCTGGTGGTCAGGAGCCTGGGTCCGCACTGGTCCGCCGGCCTCTCCGGTAACATCGGCTCCTCCACCTTCAGCAACATCGAGTGGGAGTACGGCGGAAGCCCCACACTTGAATACAACGTCTTCCCCTACCGCGAATTCCAGCGGCGCGAGCTCCTGTTCCAATACCAGGTGACCCCCACCTACAACAACTACCGCGACACTACGATCTTCAATAAGACCGAAGAGTTCCTGGTGGAGCAGTCCCTGGAGGTCAGCCTCGACGTGAACGAAACCTGGGGGTCGGTCAACGCGTCCGTGGAGGGCAGCCACTACTTCCACGATACGTCACAGAACCGCCTCACCTTCAGGACCAACCTTAACCTGCGCATTACGCGGGGACTCGATCTGAGCCTGGAGCTGGATTACTCGCTCATCAACGACCAGATCACACTGCCCAAGGGCGATCTGGACGACGAAGAAATCTTCCTCAGGCGCCGCGACCTGGCCACCTCCTATAACTTCGGGGCAGAAATCGGCCTGAGCTTCACCTTCGGTTCCATCTACAACAGCATTGTGAATCCCCGTCTCGGCGGAGGCGGACGCTTTTAG
- a CDS encoding efflux RND transporter permease subunit yields the protein MKKFSLAGQILRRPISVIMITLIFTGFGIFSLTNLKVTLQPSLNIPILAVSTGYGNVAPEDMTRLVVEPIEGALAGVQGIEELRANVSKGNAFIIMELKSGVDMRRTELKVREEMNRVRSELPTEASEPVIFQFDPEMFPIMRLSMDAPNRGLDELRNLGVEFIEPRLERIPGVASADTRGGLQRQIYVNVDPMSLAQYNMMPSELESALRSNNVQQPIGNIVSGRQSYSVRAQSMYRNIEEIRQTIVTTTAGGVPVRVRDVAEVEDGYADINTLVEINGNNSVSVEVQKKSDANTLDVTKAVEAELATINANLPPGVNLEILSNSGDNIEASISNLTQTAMAALVVVILVLLVFMGGWRISLVVGATIPVSLAASFAAMYWADLTLNILTITALALAVGLLVDNAIVVSESIARKLEENLPRFQAALEGTNEVIGALLGATLTTLGVFVPIIGISGVAGQFFSQFALTISIAISISFLASILLVPVLSLLVLNNAQFQKEGLTKRLTRKAEGWYYRSLEWLMYRKWVALVFVIGIIGGSYLIYNNLQTAFFPQSDSGQVNVGVELPAGTKLVRTADVMRRFSGQIRDMEEVETVITTIGRQGFNTRTNGGNISVELVPISERDVSTPEFSLRLRRQLTAPGVEVNIGGGGGGGGGFAGGGNTVTLSLIGPEVETLQAISNRIEKVMMADTSVISVDNGSTEPTPELQYHVDRQRINRIGSSLQQVATALKTQVQGTRVGYFREEGREIPIMVRARENALQSREELFDLEVAQSGSLRVPVGALGSFQSVQGVEEISRRDRQTVLDVNIEVAGNVSQYRQKIVDVIQREIAMPEGYRYEFTGATSEEQEGINEILFSLLFALLLTYMIMASLFENFRDPLIIWFSIPLAFFGALAGLWILNTPIGATAFIGMFMLVGIIVNNGIVLVDYIHIYTKNNEYTDSVFNNVMEACKRRMRPILLTALTTICSMIPLALGLGQGGEIWAPLARAVIGGLFFGSVLTLYVVPAFVMGISRKRREAVRDHLEQKKS from the coding sequence ATGAAAAAATTCAGCCTCGCCGGACAGATCCTCAGGCGCCCGATCTCGGTGATCATGATCACCCTTATCTTTACCGGGTTCGGCATCTTTTCGCTCACCAACCTGAAGGTGACGCTGCAGCCCTCCCTGAACATTCCCATCCTGGCCGTCAGCACCGGCTACGGCAACGTGGCGCCCGAGGACATGACCCGCCTGGTGGTGGAACCCATCGAGGGGGCCCTGGCCGGCGTGCAGGGCATCGAGGAGCTGCGGGCCAACGTCAGCAAAGGCAACGCCTTCATCATCATGGAGCTCAAAAGCGGGGTCGACATGCGCCGCACCGAACTGAAGGTGCGAGAGGAGATGAACCGGGTGCGCAGCGAACTGCCCACCGAAGCCTCCGAGCCGGTGATTTTCCAGTTCGATCCCGAGATGTTCCCCATCATGAGGCTCAGCATGGACGCCCCCAACCGGGGACTGGACGAACTGCGCAACCTGGGGGTGGAGTTCATCGAGCCCCGCCTGGAGCGCATCCCCGGGGTGGCCTCCGCCGACACACGCGGCGGACTGCAGCGGCAGATCTACGTGAACGTAGACCCCATGTCCCTCGCCCAGTACAATATGATGCCCTCCGAACTGGAATCGGCCCTGCGCTCCAACAACGTGCAGCAGCCCATCGGCAACATCGTCTCCGGCCGGCAGAGCTACAGCGTGCGCGCCCAGTCGATGTACCGCAACATAGAGGAGATCCGCCAGACCATCGTCACCACCACCGCGGGCGGCGTGCCCGTGCGGGTGCGCGATGTCGCCGAGGTGGAGGACGGTTACGCCGATATCAACACCCTGGTGGAGATCAACGGCAACAACAGCGTCTCCGTCGAGGTGCAGAAGAAATCAGACGCCAACACCCTCGACGTGACCAAGGCGGTGGAGGCCGAACTGGCCACCATCAACGCCAACCTCCCGCCGGGAGTCAACCTCGAAATTCTCAGCAACAGCGGCGACAACATCGAGGCCTCCATCTCCAACCTCACCCAGACCGCCATGGCCGCCCTGGTGGTGGTCATCCTGGTGCTGCTTGTTTTTATGGGAGGCTGGCGAATCTCCCTGGTGGTGGGCGCCACCATCCCGGTCTCCCTGGCCGCCAGCTTTGCCGCCATGTACTGGGCCGACCTCACCCTCAATATCCTGACCATCACCGCCCTGGCCCTGGCCGTGGGACTGCTGGTGGACAACGCCATCGTGGTTTCCGAAAGCATCGCGCGCAAGCTGGAGGAGAACCTTCCCCGCTTCCAGGCCGCCCTGGAGGGCACCAACGAAGTTATCGGAGCCCTGCTGGGCGCCACCCTCACCACCCTGGGCGTCTTCGTGCCCATCATCGGCATCTCCGGGGTGGCGGGACAGTTTTTCAGCCAGTTTGCCCTCACCATCAGCATCGCCATCAGCATCTCCTTCCTCGCCTCCATCCTGCTGGTGCCGGTGCTCTCCCTCCTCGTGCTCAACAACGCACAGTTTCAGAAGGAAGGGCTGACCAAGCGGCTCACGCGCAAGGCCGAAGGCTGGTATTACCGCAGCCTGGAGTGGCTGATGTACCGCAAGTGGGTGGCCCTGGTCTTCGTCATCGGCATCATCGGCGGGTCGTACCTGATCTACAACAACCTGCAGACCGCCTTCTTCCCGCAGAGCGACAGCGGACAGGTGAACGTGGGCGTGGAACTTCCCGCCGGTACCAAGCTGGTGCGCACGGCTGACGTCATGCGCCGCTTCAGTGGACAAATTCGTGACATGGAAGAGGTGGAGACGGTCATCACCACCATCGGCCGGCAGGGCTTCAACACCCGCACCAACGGGGGCAACATCTCCGTGGAGCTGGTGCCCATCTCCGAGCGCGACGTCAGCACGCCCGAATTCTCCCTGCGCCTGCGCCGCCAGCTCACCGCGCCCGGCGTGGAAGTGAATATCGGCGGAGGGGGAGGTGGCGGCGGGGGCTTCGCCGGCGGGGGCAATACGGTGACCCTCAGCCTTATCGGCCCCGAGGTGGAGACCCTGCAGGCTATCTCCAACCGCATTGAGAAGGTGATGATGGCCGACACCAGCGTGATATCGGTGGACAACGGCAGCACCGAGCCCACCCCGGAACTGCAGTACCATGTGGACCGCCAGCGCATCAACCGCATCGGCTCCTCCCTGCAGCAGGTGGCCACCGCCCTGAAGACCCAGGTGCAGGGCACCCGAGTCGGCTATTTCCGCGAGGAGGGACGCGAGATTCCCATCATGGTGCGCGCCCGTGAGAACGCACTGCAGAGCCGCGAGGAGCTCTTCGACCTGGAGGTGGCGCAGTCCGGCAGCCTCCGCGTGCCCGTGGGCGCCCTGGGCTCCTTCCAGAGCGTGCAGGGCGTGGAGGAGATCAGCCGCCGCGACCGGCAGACCGTGCTGGACGTGAATATTGAGGTGGCGGGCAACGTGTCCCAATACCGCCAGAAGATCGTAGACGTCATACAGCGCGAAATTGCAATGCCGGAGGGCTACCGCTACGAATTCACCGGCGCTACCAGCGAGGAGCAGGAGGGAATCAACGAGATCCTGTTCTCCCTCCTCTTCGCCCTGCTGCTGACCTACATGATCATGGCCTCGCTCTTTGAGAACTTCCGCGACCCCCTGATCATCTGGTTCAGCATTCCCCTGGCCTTCTTTGGCGCTCTCGCGGGACTGTGGATCCTGAACACGCCCATCGGGGCCACCGCCTTCATCGGCATGTTCATGCTGGTGGGAATCATCGTCAACAACGGCATCGTGCTCGTGGACTACATCCATATCTATACCAAGAACAACGAGTACACAGACTCCGTCTTCAACAACGTTATGGAAGCCTGCAAGCGGCGGATGCGTCCCATCCTCCTCACCGCCCTCACCACCATCTGCTCTATGATACCCCTGGCGCTGGGACTCGGCCAGGGTGGGGAGATCTGGGCGCCCCTGGCACGCGCAGTGATCGGGGGACTCTTCTTCGGCTCCGTGCTCACCCTCTACGTGGTGCCCGCCTTCGTCATGGGCATCAGCAGAAAGCGGAGGGAGGCTGTACGAGATCACCTGGAGCAGAAAAAGAGCTAG
- a CDS encoding histidine kinase, producing MPNQNRVKAFLFNEVSVFIYLWIIYLFLPELLDLESSGMDLELDEVILTGFYFILATLNNFALIPRYLSHGRQWRYLLVILGVLLLFSLGEETVLEWLLDDDERRIDFGMRGVTHAFVRMGTIVIIFGSFKLIWDHQERLQQMSALEKERVESELKFLKSQINPHVMFNHLNSIYYYTLEKSDKAPQMLLKLSEIMRYMLYEANERFVSLQKELDYIRNYIDLEKIRLEDRGEVKFEVEGDTDNLRIAPLLLISFIENSFKHSMQTQDDDIWIQINIDIEDDWLEFRAENSWSQPREEPDGRPDQEGIGLQNVRKRLQLLYPNRHSLHISRSDDLFLVHLRIKLHHGKH from the coding sequence ATGCCGAATCAGAACAGGGTCAAAGCGTTTCTCTTCAACGAGGTCAGCGTCTTCATCTACCTGTGGATCATCTATCTCTTCCTGCCCGAGCTGCTCGACCTGGAAAGCAGCGGCATGGACCTTGAGCTGGACGAGGTGATCCTGACGGGCTTCTATTTTATACTGGCCACGCTCAATAATTTCGCCCTTATACCGCGCTATCTTTCACACGGCCGGCAGTGGCGATATCTGCTGGTCATCCTGGGCGTGCTGCTGCTCTTCAGCCTGGGCGAGGAGACGGTGCTGGAATGGCTGCTCGATGACGACGAGCGCCGCATCGACTTCGGCATGCGTGGAGTGACGCACGCTTTTGTGCGCATGGGCACCATCGTGATTATTTTCGGCAGCTTCAAGCTGATCTGGGACCACCAGGAACGCCTCCAGCAGATGAGCGCGCTGGAGAAAGAGCGTGTGGAAAGCGAGCTCAAGTTTCTGAAGTCGCAGATCAATCCGCACGTGATGTTCAACCATCTCAACAGCATCTACTACTACACCCTGGAGAAGTCGGACAAGGCGCCGCAGATGCTGCTGAAGCTCTCGGAGATCATGCGCTACATGCTTTACGAGGCAAATGAGAGGTTTGTCTCACTGCAGAAGGAGCTGGACTACATCCGCAATTACATCGACCTGGAGAAGATCCGCCTGGAAGACCGTGGCGAGGTGAAATTCGAGGTGGAGGGCGATACGGACAACCTGCGCATTGCACCCCTGCTGCTGATTTCCTTCATTGAAAACAGTTTTAAGCACAGCATGCAGACCCAGGACGATGACATCTGGATCCAGATTAACATTGACATCGAGGACGACTGGCTGGAGTTCCGCGCTGAAAACAGCTGGTCGCAGCCCCGCGAGGAGCCAGACGGTCGCCCGGACCAGGAAGGCATCGGCCTGCAGAACGTGCGCAAACGCCTGCAGCTGCTCTATCCCAACCGGCACTCCCTGCACATCAGCCGGTCGGACGACTTGTTCCTGGTCCATCTGAGAATTAAACTACACCATGGCAAACATTAG
- a CDS encoding efflux RND transporter permease subunit, with amino-acid sequence MKALAKKAVERPVTFLMTALIVIGFGLFGLSNLRLNLYPNVNFPTVTVYTTYEGVAPGDIETLITRPIEENVGSISGVRKVRSQSSQGTSVVKLHFDWGTDLYRAESDVRKQLDMVRRTIPDQAEQPIVYSYDPNQEPIMVLTLTSDIRSPRELRTISRQDVEQHLERIPGIASTTTAGGYERQINIEISNEQMRAHDLSISSLANTLAQENVQVPAGELVEGRTIYSLRTIGEFQNVEQIRNTVIAVRDGQTLRLQDVATVEDGVAQPIGGVHVAGQEGVIVNVYRQSDANVVTAAGNVEESIAELESQLPDDVSLEVLTNEANFIELSISNLLWTGLQAVLLVVLILLAFLRNGRSALIIAISIPVSIIATFSIMDWADLSLNIISLSGLTLAVGLVVDDAVVVLENIFRFREEGEDKRTASVWGAQEVAVPVVISTLTTLVVFLPILFVPGIAGFLFRDLALTVSFALAVSSIVALSLIPMMSSQILERRSEISGTDYNYLKSLLRWSRGSTWKRLAAAPLLLLGAIVYPLWWVLYKTGRGIGNLFNKTIAPALGGWLDRMEAWYRKTIDGLVDRSGTVIAAAVLLFAVTAPLYLFLGGEFFPQVDENGFTLEVQREPGVSLLELERTISQVEDIVDRNVPEARLVVSDYGDREGIEGAENPGGYQGSVRIELVPQAERQRSQQQITSALLTELESVPGADIQQVRNDPLTPDSQNGLIVQVYGFEQQQRTELANAVQGELRGIDGIVNVFSSSDEGRPELRVTMDRERISRLGMNTSQVASALGNAVQGNLATTYVDRGIEFEVLVQLDRMDKTSTTDLRNLQIQTPDGNWVPLSSLARIERYSGPTNIIRINQERVTEVRAELAGMDLKNASDQVRAQLGQINWPEGYRYEVAGTAEDQAASFGYLALAFMIASILTYMVMASQFESLVEPFIIILTIPLALTGVLLMLWITGTAVSVTAMVGLILLAGIVVNNGIVMIDYIKILQARDFGRHEAIVRGATRRLRPILMTAFTTVLCMVPLALELGSGSETWSPMARTVIGGLTASTLLMLFVVPCLYNVVNRMVENFGFDAVHKIDPLQLGGEPETQPAGE; translated from the coding sequence ATGAAAGCACTTGCCAAAAAAGCGGTAGAACGGCCGGTCACCTTCCTGATGACCGCGCTGATTGTGATCGGCTTCGGCCTCTTCGGCCTGTCGAACCTGCGGCTGAACCTCTACCCCAACGTAAATTTCCCCACCGTCACGGTCTACACCACCTACGAGGGGGTGGCGCCGGGCGACATTGAAACCCTCATCACGCGTCCCATCGAGGAAAACGTGGGCAGCATCAGCGGGGTGCGCAAGGTGCGCTCGCAGTCCAGCCAGGGCACCTCTGTGGTGAAGCTGCACTTCGACTGGGGCACCGACCTCTACCGGGCCGAATCGGACGTGCGCAAGCAGCTCGACATGGTGCGGCGCACCATCCCCGACCAGGCCGAGCAGCCCATCGTATACTCCTACGATCCCAACCAGGAGCCCATCATGGTGCTCACCCTCACCTCCGACATCCGCAGCCCGCGCGAGCTGCGCACCATCTCCCGGCAGGACGTGGAGCAGCACCTGGAGCGCATCCCGGGCATCGCCTCCACCACCACCGCGGGCGGCTACGAACGGCAGATCAATATCGAAATCAGCAACGAGCAGATGCGGGCGCACGATCTGAGCATCTCCTCCCTCGCCAACACCCTCGCCCAGGAAAACGTGCAGGTGCCCGCCGGCGAGCTGGTGGAGGGGCGCACCATCTACTCCCTGCGCACCATCGGGGAGTTCCAGAATGTCGAGCAGATCCGCAACACCGTCATCGCCGTGCGCGACGGTCAGACGCTGAGGCTGCAGGACGTAGCCACCGTGGAGGACGGGGTGGCGCAGCCCATCGGCGGCGTGCACGTGGCCGGGCAGGAGGGCGTGATCGTCAACGTCTACCGGCAGAGCGACGCCAACGTGGTGACCGCCGCCGGCAACGTGGAGGAGAGCATCGCCGAGCTGGAGAGCCAGCTCCCCGACGACGTGAGTCTGGAGGTGCTCACCAACGAGGCCAACTTTATCGAACTCTCCATCAGCAACCTGCTGTGGACCGGCCTGCAGGCCGTGTTGCTGGTGGTGCTCATCCTGCTGGCCTTCCTGCGCAACGGCCGTTCGGCCCTCATCATCGCCATCTCCATACCGGTATCCATCATCGCCACCTTCAGCATCATGGACTGGGCCGACCTGAGCCTGAACATCATTTCGCTCAGCGGACTCACCCTGGCGGTGGGACTGGTGGTGGACGACGCCGTGGTGGTTCTTGAAAATATCTTTCGATTCCGCGAGGAGGGCGAGGACAAGCGCACGGCGTCCGTATGGGGCGCCCAGGAGGTGGCCGTACCGGTCGTGATCTCCACCCTCACCACCCTGGTGGTCTTCCTGCCCATCCTCTTCGTGCCGGGCATCGCGGGCTTCCTTTTCCGCGACCTGGCCCTCACGGTCTCCTTCGCCCTGGCCGTCTCCTCCATCGTGGCCCTCTCGCTCATCCCCATGATGAGCTCGCAGATCCTGGAGCGCCGCTCGGAGATCTCCGGAACTGACTACAACTACTTGAAGTCGCTGCTGCGCTGGAGCCGCGGTTCGACCTGGAAACGCCTGGCCGCCGCTCCCCTGCTGCTGCTCGGAGCCATCGTCTACCCCCTCTGGTGGGTGCTCTACAAGACCGGCCGGGGCATCGGCAACCTCTTCAACAAGACCATCGCCCCGGCGCTGGGCGGATGGCTCGACCGCATGGAGGCCTGGTACCGCAAGACCATCGACGGACTGGTGGACCGCAGCGGCACCGTGATTGCCGCGGCTGTGCTGCTCTTCGCCGTCACCGCGCCCCTCTATCTATTCCTCGGCGGGGAGTTTTTCCCGCAAGTGGACGAGAACGGATTTACGCTTGAAGTGCAGCGCGAGCCGGGCGTGAGCCTGCTCGAGCTGGAGCGCACCATCTCGCAGGTGGAGGACATTGTCGACCGCAATGTGCCCGAGGCCCGCCTGGTGGTCTCCGACTACGGCGACCGGGAGGGTATCGAGGGGGCCGAAAACCCCGGCGGGTACCAGGGCTCCGTGCGTATCGAGCTGGTGCCGCAGGCAGAACGCCAGCGATCTCAGCAGCAGATCACCTCCGCCCTGCTGACGGAGCTGGAGTCGGTGCCGGGAGCCGATATTCAGCAGGTGCGCAACGACCCGCTGACGCCCGACTCCCAGAACGGGCTCATCGTGCAGGTCTACGGCTTTGAACAGCAGCAGCGGACCGAACTCGCCAACGCCGTGCAGGGCGAACTGCGCGGAATCGACGGCATCGTCAACGTTTTCAGCTCCTCCGATGAGGGGCGCCCCGAGCTGCGGGTTACCATGGACCGCGAGCGTATTTCCCGCCTGGGCATGAACACCTCGCAGGTAGCCAGCGCCCTGGGCAACGCCGTGCAGGGCAACCTGGCCACCACCTACGTGGACCGCGGCATCGAGTTTGAAGTGCTGGTGCAGCTGGACCGCATGGACAAGACCTCCACGACCGACCTGCGCAACCTTCAAATCCAGACGCCCGACGGTAACTGGGTGCCCCTGAGCAGCCTGGCCCGCATCGAGCGCTACAGCGGTCCCACCAACATCATCCGCATCAACCAGGAGCGGGTCACCGAGGTGCGCGCCGAGCTGGCCGGCATGGATCTCAAAAACGCCTCCGATCAGGTACGCGCGCAGCTCGGCCAGATCAACTGGCCCGAGGGCTACCGCTACGAGGTGGCCGGCACGGCGGAAGACCAGGCCGCCTCCTTCGGGTACCTGGCCCTGGCCTTCATGATTGCCAGCATCCTCACCTACATGGTCATGGCCTCGCAGTTCGAAAGCCTGGTGGAACCCTTTATTATCATTCTCACCATTCCGCTGGCCCTCACCGGCGTGCTGCTGATGCTCTGGATCACCGGCACTGCCGTGAGCGTGACCGCGATGGTGGGACTCATCCTGCTGGCGGGCATCGTGGTGAACAACGGCATCGTGATGATTGACTACATCAAGATCCTGCAGGCCCGTGACTTCGGCCGCCACGAGGCCATCGTCCGCGGGGCCACGCGCAGGCTTCGTCCCATTCTCATGACCGCCTTCACCACCGTGCTCTGCATGGTGCCCCTGGCCCTGGAGCTGGGCTCCGGCTCGGAGACGTGGAGTCCCATGGCCCGAACAGTCATCGGGGGACTTACCGCCTCCACCCTGCTCATGCTCTTTGTGGTGCCCTGCCTCTACAACGTGGTCAACCGCATGGTGGAAAACTTCGGCTTCGACGCCGTGCACAAGATCGACCCCCTGCAGCTGGGCGGCGAACCCGAAACACAGCCCGCAGGTGAATAG
- a CDS encoding LytTR family DNA-binding domain-containing protein has product MANIRCLILEDEKPAQGVLKKYIDEVPYLELAAVHSNPLAAMETLQEDGIDLIFLDINLPKISGLNFLKSLADPPEVIVTTAYPDYALEGFELNVADYLLKPISFERFLKAVSSLQGSGSVRPAGTEPAGTEEESESGGAAPDAGGHRTHRYTFEKADNTIYKIVYDRIRYIESDRDYVKVHLVDGEYMFRQSLKYWLEILPEADFAQVHKSYIVNISRIRRISGNRIIMEDGNLPIGRNYKEDFLDKINNVN; this is encoded by the coding sequence ATGGCAAACATTAGGTGCCTGATACTGGAAGACGAAAAGCCCGCACAGGGCGTGCTCAAAAAATATATTGACGAGGTGCCCTACCTGGAACTGGCCGCCGTCCACTCCAATCCCCTGGCGGCCATGGAGACCCTGCAGGAAGACGGTATCGACCTGATCTTCCTGGACATCAACCTGCCCAAGATCTCCGGGCTCAATTTCCTGAAGTCGCTCGCCGATCCCCCCGAGGTGATTGTGACCACCGCCTATCCCGACTATGCCCTGGAGGGCTTCGAGCTGAACGTGGCCGACTACCTGCTCAAGCCGATCTCTTTCGAGCGTTTCCTGAAGGCGGTCTCTTCGCTGCAGGGCAGCGGGTCCGTCAGGCCGGCCGGGACGGAGCCTGCCGGGACAGAGGAGGAAAGCGAGTCCGGCGGTGCGGCACCGGATGCCGGGGGGCATCGCACGCACCGCTACACCTTCGAGAAGGCCGACAACACCATCTACAAGATTGTCTACGACCGCATACGCTACATCGAGTCGGATCGCGACTACGTGAAGGTGCACCTGGTCGACGGGGAATACATGTTCCGGCAGTCGCTCAAGTACTGGCTGGAAATACTGCCGGAGGCCGACTTCGCGCAGGTGCACAAGTCCTATATTGTAAATATCTCCCGCATCCGCCGCATCTCCGGCAACCGCATTATCATGGAGGATGGGAATCTGCCTATAGGACGCAACTATAAGGAGGATTTCCTGGACAAGATCAACAACGTGAATTAG
- a CDS encoding efflux RND transporter periplasmic adaptor subunit encodes MKRLSTVVLISTALLLQACGGSSGDSFPGNSMANSGQDATSVEVTEVASSDISRQYRSYGTIESQEMVEVTPQVSNRITQIHADLGDTVSQGQVLAEIYEVPFRDAYQQAQSQVEQNRSAYRRDSLQFVRQRQLFEQDLISSTEFENARATFQSSKAALQSAVASMTQSRENLQNTDITSPVRGVVVTRNVSEGDLAGTGTVAYEVATLTGYEASIYLPVEEWQNVQIGHPVNVRVSNRQEIAGQGRVTRKSPRIDPTTGLGEVIISLNQAGPGIYPGVLVRSEINVETHEGAVVIPRSALVENVQTLIEPESNTIQLERTYSVFVTEGDSLARRSELELGIEQGDHVEVLSGLQPGDRIVVTGQQSLEDGARISIAGQQPSPGSPASEGERSIETVTADSAEAGAASGSAGGNRP; translated from the coding sequence GTGAAACGCTTATCAACTGTAGTTCTTATCAGCACCGCCCTTTTACTGCAAGCCTGCGGGGGCTCCTCCGGAGACAGCTTCCCCGGCAACTCTATGGCCAACTCCGGCCAGGATGCCACCAGCGTGGAGGTGACCGAAGTTGCCAGCAGCGACATCTCCCGCCAGTACCGCTCCTACGGCACCATCGAGTCCCAGGAGATGGTGGAGGTCACCCCCCAGGTGTCCAACCGCATTACGCAGATTCACGCCGACCTGGGCGACACCGTAAGCCAGGGCCAGGTGCTGGCCGAAATCTACGAGGTGCCCTTCCGCGACGCCTACCAGCAGGCACAGTCGCAGGTGGAGCAGAACCGTTCGGCCTACCGGCGCGACAGCCTGCAGTTCGTGCGCCAGCGCCAGCTCTTTGAGCAGGACCTGATCAGCTCAACGGAATTCGAGAACGCGCGCGCCACCTTCCAAAGCAGCAAGGCGGCCCTGCAGTCGGCCGTCGCCAGCATGACCCAGAGCCGGGAGAACCTGCAGAACACCGACATCACCTCCCCCGTACGCGGGGTGGTGGTAACCCGCAACGTCTCGGAGGGCGACCTTGCCGGCACCGGTACGGTGGCCTACGAGGTCGCTACCCTCACCGGCTACGAAGCGAGCATCTACCTGCCGGTGGAGGAGTGGCAGAATGTGCAGATCGGCCACCCCGTCAACGTGCGTGTCTCCAATCGCCAGGAGATTGCCGGCCAGGGGCGGGTAACCCGCAAGAGTCCCCGCATCGATCCCACTACCGGACTGGGCGAGGTGATAATCAGCCTCAACCAGGCCGGGCCAGGCATCTATCCCGGTGTGCTGGTACGCTCGGAGATCAACGTGGAGACCCACGAGGGAGCCGTGGTCATACCGCGCTCCGCCCTGGTGGAGAATGTGCAGACTCTCATCGAGCCCGAATCGAACACCATCCAGCTGGAGCGCACCTATTCGGTATTCGTGACCGAGGGCGACTCGCTGGCCCGGCGCAGCGAACTGGAGCTGGGCATCGAGCAGGGTGACCACGTGGAGGTGCTCAGCGGACTTCAGCCCGGCGACAGGATCGTGGTGACCGGCCAGCAAAGCCTGGAAGACGGCGCCCGTATCTCCATAGCCGGACAGCAGCCTTCGCCCGGCTCCCCGGCCTCGGAGGGCGAACGGAGCATTGAAACCGTCACCGCCGACTCCGCCGAGGCAGGCGCGGCATCCGGCTCGGCCGGCGGCAACCGCCCCTGA